TGCAGTGAAAATTGGGACcaatatttcagttttttttcttctttttaaatatCAGTACATATATTTTACTAAAATGGAATTTTCAAAGCCTTTTAATATGAATGATTAGTTTTCTATGATATCAAATACATACATGATTCTGCTGCGTCGGAAAAGCTTCTTTCTCtcgagaaagaattttgtAAAACGGAGATAACACCATTTTGTTATCTCTGGCCAATAACGCTATGACACGTGTGACAACACTTCCACGTGACATAACATTATTGGTCGAAAATAGCGAAACAGTACTAACCCTGTTGCAACCAagttttttctcctttctctccCCTTAATTGTGCTTTCACGGTTGTAAATGGATTCAAACAGTTTAATTAACCTTTGAATTTAATCTGATCCCaacaatattataattatatacatgTGTATATATCATTCATAGAGGTGGATTGCTGGACTCCACACAAGTGGGTCATGTCCTACAAAATTTGAGTTCTTTTAGTAATGAAAGAGGACCAAAtctatgaattatgaataccAATGGGGCATTAAAATAATGCTTGCAATTTGATTTAGTCCTTCACATGATAACTGCCATCAGATTATATACATAATATTGAACAAGACCTTAACAACTACcaattaaaaacaattatgaattttaatgaTTGTGATCCTGGAACCATGTGCAGGCAGATTGAGACAGAGAGAACATTATAGTACATGAAGTGGAGGTCTTCACACTTATGCATGTGCCAAGATTGACAAAATGAGAAAGAATCAGATATGTCTGCATAATAATATTTAGGGCAACAGACACTTGAAGATCTCTCATTCTTAAAGACTGAAAGCaactatgtatatatacatacagtcccgatctcttggaccacaggagtccaagagattgtggtcacccaccgttggatattaatcaaatggttcaaaatgatatatataaatgcaatatgacataaatgattattacccgattcaagtcataaatgagtgaaacgttgaatttacatccaacggtgagtgaccataaatctcttggactacaggggtccaagagatcaggactgtatatacATAAACTACGATAATAACATGCGAACATCCGGATGAGATATATATCACTTGAAAATATTCTACAATTTGTCTATCACAGCCATATATTAATTAGTAAATTAAGTAATATTGGCATATATTTTAGTGGAGAGGACAAATGTGTTTCATACTTGATCAAACATCAGATGTAGGTCACATTCAATCAGAGAAAATAATCACCACTCTATCACCAAATTGGAGGCACCACCACAGCATCAAAATATCTAACTAAACAACTTCTCCTATTGtttgttaattaaaaacaaaaagagaataaaaaaagatgtCTGCATACAAGGAGACCCTGCTCTTTACAACACAGAAAATCAGCCCTAAAACCTGGACCACTAAGAACATCATCACAATTACTAACTCTTCATTGAATGAGTTTCCAGTTTCCAGCTGCAATAACCaccaacaaaaccaattaTCAAATGGAAAACAGATCAAGGGGCTATTTCAGAATTAAAATTCAATATACAAAAAGATGAATTGATTTTCACCTGGGCTTTCATCAGGGTGAGCTTTCTGATGGTTCTCCATGCACTTCAGGAGGTACTTGAAGGTCTCAGTCTCACATGGGATGGTGAGCCCGCCACTATGATCAAACCCAAATTCCTCCTCAGCCTTCTCCAGCAATACTTTGAAAAGGGAGTGGCTGAGGTAGCTAGTGGGAATGATGAACCTCCGAAGCTCCGGTCCAACATAAACCGCCAAGTACCCTTCGGGAACATCTGCTGGCGGTTCGGGACTGTGGCCGTTATCCTCGTCCGAATCACAAATAATATTTGTTAGCCTCTTGCTAATTGCCGGTGAAATTCCCCCTCGATTTCGATCAGAACGGGGAGTGTCCTCCTCTATATGGGAAGCGCCTTCCTCTCGACGAGGCATGCCCTCCCCACGACGAGGAGTGCCCTCCCCTCGATCAGAGCGGGTGCTGGCTCGGGGGCTGTTTGCCCTCGAGCCGAGCGTGACAACTTGCCACTTCTGCAGGATTTCTTTGAACTTGACAATCTGCCTGATCCCGGTCAACTTGCCGCTACCATTGTCATTCATTGCTCGATGTTTACCACAATTGTTGAAAGAATCCCAACACAGAATACAGTGTCCGATTCCAGACAACAAGGTCTCATCAGATCTTGCACTGTGAAAGGATTGATtcaaatcatcatcattataAGAAAACATACCAAAATCCACCAAGTTCCCAACTTCAACCAGTTCCTCATTGATTTCTAGGATTATAGCAACATGggtaattttttatgtttctgtaagggaaaatattttttctttccttctgaaatttgaatcaaTACAATAGTACTTCATCTCAATTCTTCCTTTTTGGGCTAACAAAGAGTCAGATTTGAAACACTTTGTCAAATCACAGGTGTCTAACAAAATTAAagcaaaggagagagaggaatttGTCTCTCTCTATAGGAATGGAAATTTCAGTTCCATGTCAAATGCATCAATGCTGCCTATATACATATCATTAAGATCTGTCAACTGGAAAACCCAATTACTCTACCAACACAACTTGCATGTATAATggttcagaaaaaaaaaacccatcaaCCCAAAACACCAAAACCATCAAAAAGTAAGTAAAATGCACCAGATTTTTAAAGATAATGacaattcaatttcaatccATGAACACAAATATGAACAAACATGAAAATACGTGTTATACAAATATTTATGTATCAATATGTAGAATTGTAAATACCCGAGGATGGGGAGGATATCAGCTGCAAACCCGAAGAAGAAACGCCATGGAGCTTTGGAAGGATATACACAGAGCGAGCTCTCcaaacagagagaaaaaaaaatttcaaggaaGTCTAAGTGTTTCTAATAATATTGACAATAAATCCCATCCCaaagagaaaatggaaaatgaagTTGGGAGTTTTTTACTACTTCTGTGTTCCCATCAATTTTCGGAGGAAAACTTTCCTTTCTCACTCGCTCCACCTACGATTTCGGTGGACTCTGTTTTTTCGGTTTTCCTGGCAACCAAACAAACCTAACGGCCTCTTCTAATTCtataaacccaaaaacaaagataaatacaaatacaaatatggatgaatatatatatttgtaatgTTGGTGAAGtggaaaatgaaatgaatagttgttgttgttgttgttgtgttgTTTGTGAGTGAGGAGGAAGGATGAGAAGAGATcttaagaaaagaaagcagAGCATCTTTATAGCCATGGCTTTTGACTTTGATTGAACTTCGTTGATtgaatttacaaaattttattacGTGTCGTGTGATTTATGGCATCGCcttgcttttcttgtttctgaGTTTTGCGTCCACGTGCTAGGAGGAATCTCCACAGCACAAGCGCCGCTTACTTGGGTCCCATGCCAAGTCATTACTGATcctatttgttttcttattttctttttagtaaAATGGGATGGAAATTAACAATACTACACAAATGTTTGCAAAAAACGATAATTTGTAGGGGAGGGGTGGGCACAGTCCAGGATCGGTTTCAGTCTAAAATTATAGCTGAATTAATTACGATATAATCGGttaatttgattatgttttggcAAATATCACGAGAGAAATCAACTAATTTAAGATGATTTGATTCGATTTAGGTCAATTTGCAAAAggtgtatttttttctttcttttgttaagCAAGAAAGCATTTGGTGAGTGGGCTCCATTGACAAATAGAACCGACCATTAACATTTGAGGAATTGAAGCAACTGGTCACCCACACATTACATTACATTACTAAAAAGTGTAAAAAGTGTAAAAAGTGTATAAAAACAAACtctaaagaaaagaagacCAGCGAACGATAGCTAGCGGAGAGAGAAGGGtgtttggttggttggttgatGGGATTGGATAGTTGTGATACAACAAACAACAACAGGTATGCATGATTATTGCCAAAACccccttttattttctttatcacACCAAAAACCCTTTCTACATGTGATTACCCACCCCACATTTTTTCCAATTCGTATGTGTAAACTTTACATTTGCttactaaataaaaaatgtatgTCTAAAGGTTCAAAAGTTCGACCGACcctcttatattttttgttttgtttcatgtTCGTGCATTGGTTGAGTGAGATTATTATGCTCTTTCATCTCAACTACATGAATTATCTTCCAAGGATAGGCGTCATATTTGTTGATAAGGATGGAGAGGAAAAACATGTTAAGCTTCCAAGTTAGTAGAAGCTACGTGATgaaatatattgaaaaatgATGGAGTATTTTGGACTTGTTGAAAATCTAAGGGCTCGTTTGAGACTACTTCTTTATGAAGTATTTCTGCTCATAAGcgtttttattataaaaatgttgaaattttcattaaaaatcgAAAAGCACATGATAGGTGCTTCTCGAGAAAGCAAATCTATAACCTAGAAGTACTTCTAGACTTTTCTGCCAAACACTGTTAGAAGAGCTTTTGGTTGTCAGAAAGCGCTTTTAACTTTTACAGAATTACTCCCAAATGAGCCTTAAGTGTTAAAGAAATTGTGGTTTTTAAACTTCTATTTGGGTTcacctgaaaaaaaaaaaaaaaaaaaaaaaaaaaaaaacaccatgTGTTTACGTACGTTttagagaatttttttaaaatgatatGCTGGACTTGGGACACTAATTAGCCTTTGTGGTTAGGGAAGTTTTTGTTGTGATTTGGGCCAGATTGAGATGAATGATTTTCATACCATATTCAACTCCAAATCTCAAGTTAGCCCAAAAAGCTCATCAGCCTCCTA
Above is a genomic segment from Prunus dulcis chromosome 7, ALMONDv2, whole genome shotgun sequence containing:
- the LOC117633475 gene encoding uncharacterized protein LOC117633475, translated to MNDNGSGKLTGIRQIVKFKEILQKWQVVTLGSRANSPRASTRSDRGEGTPRRGEGMPRREEGASHIEEDTPRSDRNRGGISPAISKRLTNIICDSDEDNGHSPEPPADVPEGYLAVYVGPELRRFIIPTSYLSHSLFKVLLEKAEEEFGFDHSGGLTIPCETETFKYLLKCMENHQKAHPDESPAGNWKLIQ